TTTGCGATCACAGCGGCTGGGCGCGGATTCGAGACGCGCATCTCGACCGAGTTCGATCTGCCACTCGGCGATTCGGCCTGCGTCTTCTGCGGCAACTGCATTGGCGTCTGCCCGACCGGCGCGTTGATGTTCACGACCGAGTACGAGATGCGCCAAAACGGCACCTGGCACGAAGAAGAGCAGACGGTCACCGATACAATCTGCCCATACTGCGGTGTCGGTTGCACTCTCTCGCTCCACGTTCAGGATAATCAGATCGTAAAGGTCACCTCGCCGCTCGACCACGACGTCACTTCAGGACATCTTTGTATCAAGGGTCGATTCGGCTGGCAGTTCGTCCAGAACCGCGCTGAGTCGCCCCCACAGGATGGGGACCGCTCCGATGCCGCCGGTGACTGAACAGGACACTCATCTTCCCGCGCAGGTAACGCGCATCGGCGCTGACGGCCGGACGGTCAACACTGACACTGTCGCGGTCGAAGAACCGATGGAGATCAGAATCGTGCAATCGGTCGAAGGCGTCACCAGCCGTCGGCCGATTGCCATTACGATGCGCACGCCCGGCGACGACTTCGAGCTTGCCATCGGCTTTCTGTTCGGCGAGGGCCTGATTGCCAGCCGCGAGGACTTCGTCGATGTCTCTTACTGTCTCGACGATGACGTGCAGGAGGAGCAATATCTCAACGTCGTCTCGGTCACGCTCCGAACCGGGCTGGACATCGAACTCTCGCGCGTCGAACGTAACTTCTACACAACTTCCAGTTGTGGTGTGTGCGGCAAGGCGTCGCTTGAGGCTTTGGAGATGCAGGCGTGCACGCCGCTGACGGACGGGCTCGTTGTCGATCCAACGATCATCCAGCAGTTGCCGGAGCGGCTTCGCTCTGCACAGTCTGTCTTTCAGAAAACGGGCGGACTCCACGGCGCGGGCCTCTTCGACGCGAACGGCAAGCTGCTCGATTTGTGCGAAGACGTTGGTCGGCACAACGCGCTCGACAAGCTGATCGGGAAACAGGTAATCGCCGGGCAGGCACGGCAGGACGATCGCATCCTGCTGCTCAGCGGACGTGCCAGCTTCGAGCTGCTGCAGAAGGCGCTGATGGCGCGCATCCCGATCGTTGCAGCAGTCGGTGCTCCATCGAGCCTGGCCGTCTCGCTCGCGGCGAACTTCAATATCACCCTCTGCGGCTTTGTGCGCGCCGACGGATTCAATGTCTACAGCGCGCCGGAGCGTTTGTCCCGCGGCTAGATTCAGGACGTACAGACCACACCTGCAGCGCCGACGGATCATGCGCCGCTCGGCGCAGCCGCTATGCGACGCCAGCGGAAAGTCGGGCTATCATATGCGCGATCAACTGATAGCAACCGGCGGAGGTTCTTTTCATGACTCAGCCCCAGGTCGATCGACTCCTCCATCCTGACGAGGCGCGCAAGATCGTCATCAGCCACGTTGAGGCACTTGAGCCGGAGTTTGTGCCGCTCGATCAGGCAGGCGATCGGTTTCTGGTTGACGACTTCGTCGCTGATGTGAGCCTCCCGCCATTTCCTGCTGCGACGATGGACGGCTACGCCGTCGTCCACGACGATCCGTCGAAACTGCGCGACGTGCTCGGCTCTGGCTTTGCCGGCGATGCGGCGACCGTGAAAGTCACCCCGGGCACGGCGGCCAAGATTATGACCGGCGCGCCGGTGCCGGAAGGTGCAGACGCAGTCGTGCAGGTGGAAAACACGGAGCAGGTCGACGGTCAGGTTGCGATTCACCAAGCGAGCGTTTCGGCCGGTTCCAACATCCGGCAAATCGGCGCTGACCTACGTGAAGGCGACCTGTTGATCGCGGCGGGTTCCCGACTCGGGCCGCCGGAGATCGGTCTGCTCGCCTCACTCGGACAGGCAAGTGTCCGTGTTGGCCGCCGCCCCCGCGTGGTGATCTATTCGACCGGAAATGAGCTTGTTGACCCGAGTGAGATGCCGGGTCCCGGCCAGATCCGCGACTCCAACCGGTTCTCGCTGGAGCTTGCGGCGCGTCGTGCCGGGGCCGAGATCGTTCGCGTCGGCCACATCGCCGACGAGGAGGACGACGTTCGCGCGGCACTCACTAACGCGCTGGCCGAAGCGGACATCGTGATGACGAGCGGTGGCGTCTCGATGGGCGACAAGGATCTGATCAAGCTCATCCTCGGAGAGATGACCGAGGTGCACTTCCGCCGCCTGTTCATGAAGCCCGGCAAGCCGATGACGTTCGCGACAACGACGGACGACAGCGGCAACAAGAAGCTGCTGTTCGGTCTGCCCGGAAATCCCGTCTCCTGCCTTGTTTGCTTCCATCTGTTCGTCCGACCTGCAATCCAGATCATGCAATCAACTGCGCCCGACAGCTTCCCGACCGTGCAGGTCACGCTGGACCACGACATCGAGCCGTCCGACCGCATCGAGTATCAACGCGCCGTCGTCAGCGTTGCGCGAAACGGCACGCTGCAGGTGCGCACAACTGGCTCGCAGATGTCGGCGCGGCTGATGTCATTCGTCGGCTCGAATGCGTTCCTGATCGTGCATCCGAACGACGACTACTACCCGGCTGGATCGACGCTCGACGCCGTACTGATCGAGCCACCCGGACCTGCCGCTTTATGACAACAACGCGGCGGACGATAGCCCTCTGCGTCCTGATACTGATTGCAATTCTGGCCGGTGCGAACCTCGTGGTCGCGTCTGGGCGATTTAATTCGGCCTACCAGGCGTACGACCAACTCGGGCTGACGCTCACGAGGTTCGACTATGTCAGCCCGGATGATCCGATCCAGACCGAGTTCGTCATCTCGAATCCGACCGATGAGCAGGTCACCGTGCTCGTCGTCGAGTTGCGGGTGCAGATTGGCGTGCACGACACCGGCGGCGGGGAGTTTCGCGAGGTAGCAACGTTGCGACGTGGCGAATCCTACACAGTCACAGTGCCGCTGCGGATCAATGACAAGGAGTACGTGCGGCGCGCGAAGACGCCGTTGGACTGGCGCGTATCCGGACGCGTTCAGGTGCAACTGAATCCGGCGATCGATCCGGTCTGGATTCCGTTCGTCGTTCGATACCTGCCCGAATGAGAGATACGGTGCGGCTGATCTTCATCATCGTAGTGGCCAGCGTGGCGAACGCCGGCATTGTTGCCAGCACGACGACTGACCTGCGCGATCTGACGCTGGTGCGCGTGAGCGACATCTGGCTGCTTCCGGCGCTCATCATCGTGGGGACGCTGCTCTCGCTGGCGATAGGCGATCTCGGGCGTAGCGCGCTCGCGCTCGTCGCGGCCTCGGTGCTGGGCTCGATGCTCTTCGCGCTGGCGGTCGCAAGTCCGGGCTTCTCGATTTCCGCGATTCGGGTTACGCTGATCGACCGAGCGACCAATTACGGGCTGCTCGCCTTATTGATGTGCCTCCTGTTTGGATTCGCTGGTCTGGTGCTGTCCTGGCTCATTGAAGCAGCACTCGGCGGCCAGCGCTGGGACGAATGACACTGAGGGAGTGAGATGGCAACGACGCAGAAAACAATGACCGTCGCACCGGCCGATCTGTTTCGCATCCGCACGGTCAGCGAGCCGCAGGCATCGCCGGACGGCAGCCTGATCGCGTACACCGTCGGTCGTGCAGACGAAGACGAGAACCGCTACTACGCCGCAATCTGGCTGGCACCCACCGATGGTAGCGACGCGCGTCGATTGACCAACGGCAACCATCGCGATGGGATGGTGCGCTGGTCGCCAGACGGGAAGACCATCGCGTTCACATCCGACCGCAACCCTGACGACAAGGGCAAGGGTCAGATCTGGCTCGTGCCGGTGTCTGGTGGTGAGCCAACACGGTTGACATCGCTGGACCGACCGGTTGAAGACTTC
The genomic region above belongs to Thermomicrobiales bacterium and contains:
- a CDS encoding molybdopterin molybdotransferase MoeA; amino-acid sequence: MTQPQVDRLLHPDEARKIVISHVEALEPEFVPLDQAGDRFLVDDFVADVSLPPFPAATMDGYAVVHDDPSKLRDVLGSGFAGDAATVKVTPGTAAKIMTGAPVPEGADAVVQVENTEQVDGQVAIHQASVSAGSNIRQIGADLREGDLLIAAGSRLGPPEIGLLASLGQASVRVGRRPRVVIYSTGNELVDPSEMPGPGQIRDSNRFSLELAARRAGAEIVRVGHIADEEDDVRAALTNALAEADIVMTSGGVSMGDKDLIKLILGEMTEVHFRRLFMKPGKPMTFATTTDDSGNKKLLFGLPGNPVSCLVCFHLFVRPAIQIMQSTAPDSFPTVQVTLDHDIEPSDRIEYQRAVVSVARNGTLQVRTTGSQMSARLMSFVGSNAFLIVHPNDDYYPAGSTLDAVLIEPPGPAAL
- the fdhD gene encoding formate dehydrogenase accessory sulfurtransferase FdhD, which codes for MPPVTEQDTHLPAQVTRIGADGRTVNTDTVAVEEPMEIRIVQSVEGVTSRRPIAITMRTPGDDFELAIGFLFGEGLIASREDFVDVSYCLDDDVQEEQYLNVVSVTLRTGLDIELSRVERNFYTTSSCGVCGKASLEALEMQACTPLTDGLVVDPTIIQQLPERLRSAQSVFQKTGGLHGAGLFDANGKLLDLCEDVGRHNALDKLIGKQVIAGQARQDDRILLLSGRASFELLQKALMARIPIVAAVGAPSSLAVSLAANFNITLCGFVRADGFNVYSAPERLSRG